In a genomic window of Zingiber officinale cultivar Zhangliang chromosome 9B, Zo_v1.1, whole genome shotgun sequence:
- the LOC122022610 gene encoding uncharacterized protein LOC122022610 — protein sequence MADGSFLEELIKRFSELELRQARLRDQLQLYLVRGAARAAEAGHDDRHGSGSPGRRRSRPLPEGSEAGGSYGLFPGRFHNGPYCSVLRHIGHALHIYHPHSGVIIFWNQSAESLYGWADHEALGRNVGDLLIHEDNDISHLKSVVEMLNNGQPWSGHLAFKKRSGDMVSAMVTKTPLYEDGVFVGVITVSSDASSFHHDKNSEELDESSSQKLKAPKLSSRSRSCGEVNVENQTSRDGNMKTDTNEIMASLSPSVMENDSS from the exons ATGGCGGACGGTTCGTTTTTGGAGGAGCTGATCAAGAGGTTCTCTGAACTGGAGCTGCGCCAGGCGAGGCTGAGGGATCAGCTGCAGCTCTACTTGGTTCGCGGCGCCGCAAGAGCGGCAGAAGCAGGGCATGACGACCGCCACGGCTCCGGCAGTCCTGGGAGGAGGAGGAGTCGCCCTCTCCCGGAAGGCAGTGAGGCCGGCGGTAGCTACGGGCTCTTCCCCGGACGCTTCCACAATGGCCCCTACTGCAGCGTGCTCCGCCACATCGGTCACGCTCTTCACATCTACCATCCCCACTCCGGCGTGATCATCTTCTG GAATCAATCTGCAGAAAGCCTGTACGGATGGGCGGACCATGAGGCGCTCGGCCGGAACGTGGGGGATCTACTGATTCACGAAGACAATGACATCTCGCATCTCAAAAGCGTCGTTGAAATGTTAAACAATGGCCAACCGTGGTCTGGCCATCTCGCCTTCAAGAAGAGGTCAGGGGACatggtttcggccatggtgaccAAGACTCCACTCTACGAAGACGGCGTCTTCGTCGGCGTCATTACGGTCTCTAGTGACGCCTCATCGTTCCATCATGACAAGAACTCGGAGGAGTTGGACGAAAGTAGCAGCCAGAAGCTAAAG GCTCCCAAACTTTCATCTCGTAGTCGCTCGTGTGGCGAGGTTAACGTTGAGAATCAAACTTCTCGCGATGGAAACATGAAGACGGATACAAATGAAATCATG GCTTCTTTGTCACCTTCAGTCATGGAGAATGATTCTTCTTAA